The sequence GCTCACGAGGCGCGGGCGGATGGGGAGCGGGAGCGCCGCCGGCGCTCCTGACTTCCTCTCTTCATTCCTGACCGAAGCCGGACACGTCCGTTACCCACGGACGCGGGCGCCTGCGCGCCGCGTTCCGGCCTCGAACCCACGCATCACCGGGGGAACCCAACATGAATTACACCTGGGACTGGGGCGTGTTCCTCAAGTCCACCGGCATCGGCGACGAGGTCTACCTGGACTGGTACGTCACCGGCCTGGGCTGGACCATCGCCGTCGCCCTCGCCGCCTGGCTGGTGGCGCTGCTGCTGGGCTCCGTGCTCGGCGTGCTGCGCACCGTGCCCAACCGCTGGCTGTCCGGTTTCGCCACCGCCTACGTCGAGCTGTTCCGCAACGTGCCGCTGCTGGTGCAGCTGTTCCTCTGGTACTTCCTGGTCCCCGACCTGCTGCCGCAACCGCTGCAGGACTGGTTCAAGCTCGGCCTCGCGCCGGAAACCTCGGCCTACATCAGCGTGGTCGTGTGCCTGGGCCTGTTCACCGCGGCGCGCGTCTGCGAGCAGGTGCGCACCGGCATCCAGGCGCTGCCCAAGGGCCAGGTGGCCGCCGGCCGCGCGCTTGGCTTCCGCCTGCCGCAGGTTTATCGCTACGTGCTGCTGCCCCAGGCGCTGCGCATCGTCATCCCGCCGCTGACCTCGGAGTTCCTCAACATCTTCAAGAACTCTTCGGTCGCTTCGCTGATCG is a genomic window of Pseudomonas knackmussii B13 containing:
- a CDS encoding amino acid ABC transporter permease, with product MNYTWDWGVFLKSTGIGDEVYLDWYVTGLGWTIAVALAAWLVALLLGSVLGVLRTVPNRWLSGFATAYVELFRNVPLLVQLFLWYFLVPDLLPQPLQDWFKLGLAPETSAYISVVVCLGLFTAARVCEQVRTGIQALPKGQVAAGRALGFRLPQVYRYVLLPQALRIVIPPLTSEFLNIFKNSSVASLIGLMELLAQTKQTAEFSANLFEAFTLATLIYFTLNMSLMLFMRQVERKVALPGLIAVGGK